AGCGGCATGACGCTACGGTACGATCGCGCCGTGCCCACCAGTCCCTCCAAATCGCTCGACACGTTCCCAAATCCGAATCCGGAACGTGATTACGAAATCCGGTTCGAGTGCCCGGAGTTCACGTGTTTGTGCCCCAAGACCGGGCAACCCGACTTCGCGACGATCCGTATTCGCTATACCCCCGACAAACTCTGCGTGGAATTGAAGTCGTTGAAGTTGTATCTCTGGTCCTATCGCAATGAAGGCGCGTTCCACGAAGCCGTGACCAACGCGATTCTCAACGATCTGGTCGCCACGCTCCAGCCGCGCTTTGCCGAGATCGAAGGCGACTTCTTTGTACGCGGGGGTATTCACACCGTGGTGACGGTTCGGCACAC
The genomic region above belongs to Nitrospirota bacterium and contains:
- the queF gene encoding preQ(1) synthase translates to MPTSPSKSLDTFPNPNPERDYEIRFECPEFTCLCPKTGQPDFATIRIRYTPDKLCVELKSLKLYLWSYRNEGAFHEAVTNAILNDLVATLQPRFAEIEGDFFVRGGIHTVVTVRHTKPGFAPP